From Chromatiales bacterium, a single genomic window includes:
- a CDS encoding SPOR domain-containing protein, protein MATRDYKHSGRKKQKPALPGWVWLLSGLAIGLFVALLVYLKDAPTPETVTATPSISVSKGTQDTRDVRKPDAEEIPPPPKPRFDFYTLLPELEVVVPEDEISGERTPESREAAPKVMTEGGRFILQAGSFRKFEEADRLKASLALLGVQAHIQKVEVNDDTWHRVRIGPIASLAEINDIRSRLKANDIDTMLLKAR, encoded by the coding sequence ATGGCCACCCGCGACTACAAGCACTCCGGCAGGAAGAAGCAGAAGCCCGCGCTGCCCGGCTGGGTGTGGCTGCTCTCCGGCCTGGCCATCGGCCTGTTCGTCGCCCTGCTCGTGTACCTGAAGGACGCGCCCACGCCCGAGACGGTCACGGCCACGCCGAGCATCAGCGTGAGCAAGGGCACGCAGGACACCCGCGACGTGCGCAAGCCCGACGCCGAGGAGATCCCCCCGCCGCCCAAGCCGCGCTTCGACTTCTACACCCTGCTGCCCGAGCTGGAAGTGGTGGTGCCGGAAGACGAGATCAGCGGCGAGCGCACGCCCGAGTCGCGCGAGGCCGCCCCCAAGGTGATGACCGAGGGCGGCCGGTTCATCCTGCAGGCCGGCTCCTTCCGCAAGTTCGAAGAGGCCGACCGCCTCAAGGCCAGCCTCGCCCTGCTCGGCGTGCAGGCCCACATCCAGAAGGTCGAGGTCAACGACGACACCTGGCACCGCGTGCGCATCGGCCCCATCGCCAGCCTCGCCGAGATCAACGACATCCGCTCCCGCCTCAAGGCCAACGACATCGACACGATGCTGTTGAAGGCGCGTTAG
- a CDS encoding GGDEF domain-containing protein: MSTTRETGAIDYLDALGELALFQGVAASEIAPCLQEASVRELAPGDVLLEKDQHSPYVFILLEGRVSVHTQLDSDAIALLEAGDVVGDMSVVTGQPASAFARADTHCRLIEFPAGSLWGVFRQSQAFACNLLQLYARRIANLNLVIHSAQRLQQEYRVHATTDPLTGLYNRRWLNESLAFEISRAQLRKRALSVLVADLDHFKQYNDQHGHVAGDQALKAVAAAVLVALRGSDMAVRYGGEELVVILPGADLVEAHKVAARLHQAVADQPIIAHDDTALPPVTLSIGLAAMVGGDSPDQLIARADQALYRAKQQGRNCTAE; this comes from the coding sequence ATGAGCACAACCCGGGAAACCGGCGCCATCGACTACCTCGATGCCCTCGGCGAACTCGCGCTCTTCCAGGGCGTGGCGGCGTCCGAGATCGCCCCCTGCCTGCAGGAGGCCAGCGTGCGGGAGCTGGCCCCGGGGGACGTGCTGCTGGAGAAGGACCAGCACAGTCCCTATGTCTTCATCCTGCTCGAGGGGCGGGTCTCCGTCCACACGCAGCTGGACAGCGACGCCATTGCGCTGCTGGAGGCCGGCGATGTGGTGGGGGACATGTCGGTGGTGACCGGTCAGCCGGCCTCGGCCTTTGCGCGTGCCGACACGCACTGCCGCCTGATCGAGTTCCCCGCCGGCTCCCTGTGGGGTGTGTTCCGGCAGAGCCAGGCCTTCGCCTGCAACCTGTTGCAGCTCTACGCGCGGCGCATCGCCAACCTGAACCTGGTGATCCACTCGGCCCAGCGCCTGCAGCAGGAGTACCGGGTGCATGCCACCACCGACCCGCTCACCGGCCTGTACAATCGTCGCTGGCTCAACGAGAGCCTGGCCTTCGAGATCTCGCGTGCCCAGTTGCGCAAGCGGGCCTTGTCGGTGCTGGTGGCCGACCTCGATCACTTCAAGCAGTACAACGACCAGCATGGCCACGTGGCCGGCGACCAGGCCCTGAAGGCCGTGGCCGCCGCGGTGCTGGTGGCTCTGCGCGGCAGCGACATGGCGGTGCGTTACGGTGGCGAGGAGCTGGTGGTGATCCTCCCGGGTGCCGACCTGGTGGAGGCGCACAAGGTCGCCGCCCGCCTGCATCAGGCCGTGGCCGACCAGCCCATCATCGCCCACGACGATACCGCCCTGCCGCCGGTGACGCTCTCCATCGGCCTGGCCGCCATGGTCGGCGGCGATTCCCCCGACCAGCTCATCGCCCGCGCCGACCAGGCCCTGTACCGGGCCAAGCAGCAGGGACGCAACTGTACGGCGGAATGA
- a CDS encoding NAD(P)(+) transhydrogenase (Re/Si-specific) subunit beta, which translates to MDFIIKASYFAAAVLFILGLKKMSSPKTARNGIVWAGVGMVIATLVTFVHPTLLHAPDDVIFTNYALIVIAIAVAGGLAWYTGKKVAMTDMPQMIALYNGMGGGAAAAIAAVELVKFTEMTQTVQILAVLGALIGTVAFSGSLIAYAKLQGILRKTVRFGGIQLVNGILFAATVITGAIIAFSGVEYSPVVLTAFFVLALVFGVMMTLPIGGADMPVVISLYNALTGLAVGFEGFVLGNPAMMIAGIVVGSAGTLLTQLMAKAMNRPITNVLFTQFGASGGGEGEEVTGSMKEIEASDAAVMMAYAEKVIIVPGYGMAVAQAQHKIWELTQALRNKGVDVKFAIHPVAGRMPGHMNVLLAEAGVPYDIIYDLDEINDEFATADVALVIGANDVVNPVARTNPDSPIYGMPILNADKAKNCIVIKRGKGAGFSGIENHLFFADNTRMLYGDGQKVAADLVANTKEL; encoded by the coding sequence ATGGATTTCATCATCAAGGCCTCCTACTTCGCCGCGGCCGTCCTCTTCATCCTCGGCCTGAAGAAGATGTCCTCGCCGAAGACGGCGCGTAACGGCATCGTCTGGGCCGGCGTGGGCATGGTCATCGCCACGCTGGTGACCTTCGTACACCCGACCCTGCTGCACGCCCCCGACGACGTCATCTTCACCAACTACGCGCTGATCGTGATCGCCATCGCCGTCGCCGGCGGCCTGGCCTGGTACACCGGCAAGAAGGTCGCCATGACCGACATGCCGCAGATGATCGCGCTGTACAACGGCATGGGTGGCGGCGCGGCCGCCGCGATCGCCGCGGTGGAGCTGGTGAAGTTCACCGAGATGACGCAGACCGTGCAGATCCTGGCGGTGCTCGGCGCGCTCATCGGCACCGTCGCCTTCTCCGGCTCGCTGATCGCCTACGCCAAGCTGCAGGGCATCCTGCGCAAGACCGTGCGCTTCGGCGGCATCCAGCTGGTCAACGGCATCCTGTTCGCCGCCACCGTCATCACCGGCGCCATCATCGCCTTCTCGGGCGTGGAATACAGCCCGGTGGTCCTGACCGCCTTCTTCGTGCTGGCGCTGGTCTTCGGCGTGATGATGACGCTGCCCATCGGCGGCGCCGACATGCCGGTGGTCATCTCCCTGTACAACGCCCTGACCGGTCTTGCGGTCGGCTTCGAGGGTTTCGTGCTGGGCAACCCGGCCATGATGATCGCCGGTATCGTGGTGGGTTCGGCCGGTACCCTGCTGACCCAGCTGATGGCCAAGGCCATGAACCGCCCGATCACCAACGTGCTGTTCACCCAGTTCGGCGCCAGCGGTGGCGGCGAGGGCGAGGAGGTCACCGGCTCCATGAAGGAGATCGAGGCCTCCGACGCCGCGGTGATGATGGCCTACGCGGAGAAGGTGATCATCGTCCCCGGTTACGGCATGGCCGTGGCCCAGGCCCAGCACAAGATCTGGGAACTCACCCAGGCCCTGCGCAACAAGGGCGTGGACGTGAAGTTCGCCATCCACCCGGTGGCCGGCCGCATGCCGGGCCACATGAACGTGCTGCTCGCCGAGGCCGGCGTGCCCTACGACATCATCTACGACCTCGACGAGATCAACGACGAGTTCGCCACCGCCGACGTGGCGCTGGTGATCGGCGCCAACGACGTGGTCAACCCGGTGGCCCGCACCAACCCGGACAGCCCGATCTACGGCATGCCGATCCTCAACGCCGACAAGGCGAAGAACTGCATCGTCATCAAGCGCGGCAAGGGCGCCGGCTTCTCGGGCATCGAGAACCACCTGTTCTTCGCCGACAACACCCGCATGCTCTACGGCGACGGCCAGAAGGTCGCCGCCGACCTGGTGGCCAACACCAAGGAGCTGTAA
- a CDS encoding arginine--tRNA ligase: protein MKEQLESLVRLALGGLKTAGVLPADADPEIQVTRTRDKTHGDFACNIAMQLAKPARRSPRDVAQAIVDHLPASDLVTKVDIAGPGFINFFIDPSSTLKVIDRIREQGERYGRSELGAGKRVQVEFVSANPTGPLHVGHGRGAAYGATVANLLAAVGFRVHREYYVNDAGRQMNILAASVWLRYLEHCGVKLTFPSNGYKGEYVRDIAGILFDEHGDQWACTAEEAMHDLPPDEPAGGDKEVHIDAVVERARHLLGDNRYRYVFELGLNSILDDIRDDLAEFGVTYDEWYSERSLTDKGAVNKALERLRDAGHVYEQDGALWFRSTEFGDEKDRVVQRDNGQTTYFASDIAYHMDKMERGFDRVIDVWGADHHGYVPRVKAALQALGDDDAKLDVLLVQFAILYRGGERVQMSTRSGSFVTLRELRDEVGNDAARFFYVMRKCEQHLDFDLDLAKSQSADNPVYYIQYAHARVCSVLRQLAEKQLERDPARGSANVERLTEEHEQDLITLLARYPEVVEAAALSEEPHQLAHFLRDVANAFHTYYNAHQFLVDDAALRDARLNLCEATRQVIRNGLELLGVGAPEEM from the coding sequence TTGAAAGAGCAACTCGAATCCCTCGTCCGACTCGCCCTCGGCGGCCTCAAGACCGCCGGCGTGCTGCCCGCCGATGCCGACCCGGAGATCCAGGTCACGCGCACCCGCGACAAGACGCACGGCGACTTCGCCTGCAACATCGCCATGCAGCTCGCCAAGCCGGCACGCCGCAGCCCACGCGACGTCGCCCAGGCCATCGTCGACCACCTGCCGGCCTCCGACCTGGTGACGAAGGTCGACATCGCCGGCCCCGGATTCATCAACTTCTTCATCGATCCCTCCAGCACCCTGAAGGTCATCGACCGCATCCGCGAGCAGGGCGAGCGCTACGGGCGCAGCGAGCTGGGCGCCGGCAAGCGCGTGCAGGTGGAATTCGTCTCCGCCAACCCCACCGGGCCGCTGCACGTGGGCCACGGCCGCGGCGCGGCCTACGGCGCCACGGTGGCCAACCTGCTGGCCGCCGTCGGCTTCCGGGTGCACCGCGAGTACTACGTCAACGACGCCGGCCGGCAGATGAACATCCTCGCCGCCAGCGTGTGGCTGCGCTACCTCGAACACTGCGGCGTGAAACTCACCTTCCCGAGCAACGGCTACAAGGGCGAATACGTGCGCGACATCGCCGGCATCCTCTTCGACGAGCACGGCGACCAGTGGGCCTGCACCGCCGAGGAGGCCATGCACGACCTGCCGCCCGACGAGCCGGCCGGCGGCGACAAGGAGGTACACATCGACGCCGTGGTCGAGCGCGCCCGCCACCTGCTGGGCGACAACCGCTACCGCTACGTCTTCGAACTGGGGCTCAACAGCATCCTCGACGACATCCGCGACGACCTGGCCGAGTTCGGCGTCACCTACGACGAGTGGTATTCCGAGCGCTCGCTCACCGACAAGGGCGCCGTGAACAAGGCCCTGGAGCGCCTGCGCGACGCCGGCCACGTCTACGAGCAGGACGGCGCGCTCTGGTTCCGCTCCACCGAGTTCGGCGACGAGAAGGACCGCGTGGTGCAGCGCGACAACGGCCAGACCACCTATTTCGCCTCCGACATCGCCTACCACATGGACAAGATGGAGCGCGGCTTCGACCGCGTGATCGACGTGTGGGGCGCCGACCACCACGGCTACGTGCCGCGCGTGAAGGCCGCGCTCCAGGCGCTGGGCGACGACGACGCGAAGCTCGACGTGCTGCTGGTGCAGTTCGCCATCCTGTACCGCGGCGGCGAGCGCGTGCAGATGTCCACCCGCTCCGGCTCCTTCGTCACCCTGCGCGAGCTGCGCGACGAGGTCGGCAACGACGCCGCGCGCTTCTTCTACGTGATGCGCAAGTGCGAGCAGCACCTGGACTTCGACCTGGATCTGGCCAAGTCGCAGTCGGCCGACAACCCCGTCTACTACATCCAGTACGCCCACGCCCGCGTGTGCAGCGTGCTGCGCCAGCTCGCCGAGAAACAGCTCGAACGTGACCCGGCGCGCGGCAGCGCCAACGTGGAGCGGCTCACCGAGGAGCACGAACAGGACCTCATCACCCTGCTCGCCCGCTACCCCGAGGTGGTCGAGGCCGCCGCGCTCTCCGAAGAGCCGCACCAGCTCGCGCACTTCCTGCGCGACGTGGCCAACGCCTTCCACACCTACTACAACGCCCACCAGTTCCTGGTGGACGACGCCGCTCTGCGCGATGCGCGCCTGAATCTCTGCGAGGCCACCCGCCAGGTGATCCGCAACGGTCTGGAACTTCTCGGCGTCGGCGCCCCCGAAGAGATGTAA
- a CDS encoding NAD(P) transhydrogenase subunit alpha — MEGFIALYIFMLAAFTGYEVISKVPVILHTPLMSGSNFVHGIVVVGAMVALGHAETPLEQTIGFIAVLLAAGNAAGGYVVTERMLEMFKSSKGDK, encoded by the coding sequence AGGTTTCATCGCACTGTATATCTTCATGCTGGCCGCCTTCACCGGTTACGAGGTGATCTCCAAGGTGCCGGTCATCCTGCACACGCCGCTGATGTCGGGTTCGAACTTCGTGCACGGCATCGTCGTGGTCGGCGCCATGGTCGCCCTGGGCCATGCCGAGACCCCGCTGGAACAGACCATCGGCTTCATCGCCGTGCTGCTGGCCGCGGGTAACGCCGCCGGCGGTTACGTCGTCACCGAGCGCATGCTCGAGATGTTCAAGAGCAGCAAGGGGGACAAGTAA
- a CDS encoding primosomal protein N', translated as MKTNSPKQPAAPILRVAVPTPLPRLFDYLPPVRTQDRIQPGARVRVPFGRRSVTGVVVETAATSDLPRERLKPASALLDPQGLLPGDSLDLLRWAADYYQHPLGEVIATALPVLLRQGEPPEVPGVEGWRLTRTGEDTDPATLARAPRQQQLFALLKRQTDGLTADAIGAALEHWRPAAKALADKGLIERVQRDCLLAATDHPAAAPALNAEQAAAVEAITGALGGFAPLLVEGVTGSGKTEVYLAAIDAALASGRQVLVLVPEIGLTPQLLARFRARFAVPIAVMHSGLNDRERLCAWNMARTGRAPIVIGTRSAVFTPLPRLGLIVVDEEHDASFKQQDGFRYHARDLALVRARNAGIPVVLGSATPSLESLANAERGLYTRLHLPSRAGAARPPRVRLLDLRAQPLDEGLAPALIQGVAQTLAAGGQVLLFLNRRGYAPTLLCHECGWVADCQRCDAHMTYHARGQRLRCHHCGAERAVNHQCPDCGSTDLRTLGQGTERLEAALKRLFPDTGIVRIDRDTTRRKHAMAEKLAGVHSGEHQLLIGTQMLAKGHDFPGVTLVGLIDIDQGLFSADFRGAERMAQLIVQVAGRAGRGEKPGEVIIQTHHPDHPLLLTLLEGGYRAFAAQALAERQAAGLPPYGHLALFRAEAPGPEAPAGFLQAVRNRLGTTGEVSVLGPIPAPMEKRAGRYRAQLLLMARERRPLHALLRTVMPTLAELPEARRVRWSLDVDPQEMF; from the coding sequence TTGAAGACTAACTCACCCAAGCAGCCGGCGGCGCCCATCCTGCGGGTGGCCGTCCCCACGCCCCTGCCGCGCCTGTTCGATTACCTGCCGCCCGTCCGTACGCAGGATCGCATACAGCCGGGTGCGCGGGTGCGCGTGCCCTTCGGGCGGCGCAGCGTCACGGGCGTGGTGGTCGAGACGGCCGCGACCTCCGACCTTCCGCGCGAGCGCCTGAAACCCGCCAGCGCCCTGCTCGACCCGCAGGGGCTGCTGCCCGGGGACAGCCTCGACCTGCTGCGCTGGGCCGCCGACTATTATCAGCATCCCCTCGGCGAGGTGATCGCCACCGCCCTGCCCGTGCTGCTGCGCCAGGGGGAGCCCCCCGAGGTACCGGGCGTGGAAGGCTGGCGCCTCACCCGGACCGGCGAGGACACCGATCCCGCGACCCTGGCCCGCGCACCGCGCCAGCAGCAGCTGTTCGCGCTTCTCAAACGACAAACAGACGGGCTCACGGCCGACGCCATCGGCGCCGCGCTCGAGCACTGGCGGCCGGCGGCGAAGGCGCTGGCGGACAAGGGGCTGATCGAACGCGTGCAGCGCGACTGCCTGCTGGCCGCCACCGACCACCCCGCCGCCGCACCCGCGCTCAACGCGGAGCAGGCCGCCGCCGTCGAGGCGATCACCGGGGCCCTGGGCGGCTTCGCCCCCCTGCTGGTGGAGGGCGTGACCGGCTCGGGCAAGACCGAGGTCTACCTGGCCGCGATCGACGCGGCCCTGGCCTCCGGGCGCCAGGTGCTGGTGCTGGTGCCCGAGATCGGCCTCACCCCCCAGCTGCTCGCCCGCTTTCGTGCCCGCTTCGCCGTGCCCATCGCCGTGATGCACTCCGGGCTCAACGACCGCGAGCGCCTCTGTGCCTGGAACATGGCCCGTACCGGGCGCGCGCCCATCGTCATCGGCACGCGCTCGGCGGTGTTCACGCCCCTGCCGCGGCTCGGCCTGATCGTGGTGGACGAGGAGCACGACGCCTCCTTCAAGCAGCAGGACGGCTTTCGCTACCACGCCCGCGACCTCGCCCTGGTGCGCGCCCGCAACGCCGGCATCCCCGTGGTGCTCGGCTCGGCCACGCCCTCGCTGGAGTCGCTGGCCAACGCGGAGCGGGGGCTCTACACGCGCCTGCACCTGCCGAGCCGGGCCGGCGCCGCCCGACCGCCGCGGGTGCGTCTGCTGGACCTGCGCGCCCAGCCGCTGGACGAGGGCCTCGCCCCTGCGCTGATCCAGGGCGTGGCTCAGACCCTGGCCGCCGGCGGGCAGGTGCTGCTGTTCCTCAACCGCCGCGGCTATGCCCCCACCCTGCTCTGCCACGAGTGCGGCTGGGTGGCCGACTGCCAGCGCTGCGACGCGCACATGACCTACCACGCCCGCGGCCAGCGCCTGCGCTGCCACCACTGCGGCGCCGAGCGGGCGGTGAACCACCAGTGCCCGGACTGCGGCAGCACCGACCTGCGCACCCTGGGCCAGGGCACCGAGCGCCTGGAGGCCGCGCTGAAACGCCTCTTCCCGGACACCGGCATCGTGCGCATCGACCGCGACACCACGCGACGCAAGCACGCCATGGCCGAGAAGCTCGCGGGCGTGCACAGCGGCGAGCACCAGCTGCTCATCGGCACGCAGATGCTGGCCAAGGGCCACGACTTCCCGGGGGTCACCCTGGTGGGCCTCATCGACATCGATCAGGGCCTGTTCAGCGCCGACTTTCGCGGGGCCGAGCGCATGGCCCAGCTCATCGTGCAGGTGGCCGGACGCGCCGGACGCGGCGAGAAACCGGGCGAGGTGATCATCCAGACCCATCACCCGGACCACCCGCTGCTGCTCACCCTGCTGGAGGGCGGCTACCGCGCCTTCGCCGCCCAGGCCCTGGCCGAACGCCAGGCCGCCGGCCTGCCGCCCTACGGCCACCTCGCCCTGTTCCGCGCCGAGGCGCCGGGCCCCGAGGCGCCGGCGGGCTTCCTGCAGGCCGTGCGCAACCGCCTGGGCACCACCGGGGAGGTGAGCGTGCTCGGCCCCATACCGGCGCCGATGGAAAAGCGCGCCGGCCGCTACCGCGCCCAGTTGCTCCTCATGGCTCGCGAGCGCCGCCCGCTGCATGCGCTGCTGCGCACCGTCATGCCCACGCTGGCCGAGCTGCCCGAGGCCCGCCGCGTGCGCTGGTCGCTGGATGTCGACCCGCAGGAGATGTTCTAG